The following coding sequences lie in one Liolophura sinensis isolate JHLJ2023 chromosome 4, CUHK_Ljap_v2, whole genome shotgun sequence genomic window:
- the LOC135464705 gene encoding solute carrier family 15 member 2-like isoform X2, with protein MDSYGATTPEPRREATPAKLIGSGDRAGGDEGKVSGKAWGRVKNIFTRHGRFPTSIYFIIGNEFCERFSYYGMKTILVIYLTQRLGFHNDPATAVYHGFNMLCYFMPLFGAILADGYLGKYRTILYISLVYALGNVVMALTALPPPEWIGPMVGLVLIGVGTGGIKPCVSAFGGDQFSKEQKKEIQTFFSVFYFAINAGSLISTFLTPVLRADVQCFDADCYPLAFGVPAALMIASLIIFISGRKMYKSYPPSGNLFGKVFRCVMCGIKKKFTSKEKVEHWLDRTTDKFETNFVEDVKCLMRVLLLFLPLPVFWALFDQLGSRWTLQAGQMNGRLVDGWKIKPDQMQAINPVLILLLIPVFENFIYPLLDKCRIPNRPLQRMVAGMTLAVVAFVVAGFLQIRIDNLKEEPLALKESGFSVINTLPCQLSVKSTDLDYSTTIGPYELGDFVRHSSGNFSVTIATNQTCSVRGSVTNNINLESQKSYRIVLFEDQKKLVTKQFPDLREKPKKGNASVSFIFSLEETFSPGMIMLVKDKEVLKFNISRDMATDFLNITPGKYDLYIPDKNGHWQSSGQTVEMDYGAVYSIMLTGGKMEQEEILVHRFTSVEPNQVSMGYQVPQYIIITMAEVMFSITGLSFAYSQAPPSMKSVLQAAWLMTVAVGNLIVLIIAEVQLIPNQSAEFFLFAALMGLDVIIFAVMAIFYKYTNHVDPSTMEFSDTTGLVNNDQSDESSLKDK; from the exons CTGCCAAGCTGATAGGTAGTGGAGACAGAGCCGGTGGTGATGAGGGCAAAGTCAGTGGGAAAGCCTGGGGCAGGGTTAAG AACATATTTACGAGGCATGGCCGCTTTCCCACcagtatttatttcatcatCGGCAATGAGTTTTGCGAACGATTTTCCTATTATGGGATGAAAA ccatattggtTATCTACCTCACACAACGCCTGGGTTTCCATAACGACCCTGCCACTGCAGTTTACCATGGATTTAACATGCTATGTTACTTCATGCCCTTATTTGGAGCGATTTTGGCAGATGGCTACCTGGGAAAGTATCG GACCATCCTGTATATCTCCCTTGTATATGCCCTTGGCAATGTTGTGATGGCTCTGACTGCATTACCTCCCCCTGAATG GATTGGCCCCATGGTGGGGCTGGTGCTGATCGGGGTGGGGACTGGAGGAATCAAACCCTGTGTATCTGCTTTTGGTGGGGACCAATTTAGCAAGGAGCAG aaaaaggaaatccagacatttttttctgtgttttattttgccatcaatGCTGGAAGTTTGATCTCAACCTTTCTGACTCCAGTTTTAAGAG CTGACGTGCAGTGCTTTGATGCAGACTGTTACCCGCTAGCTTTTGGTGTCCCTGCTGCTCTCATGATTGCTTCCCTTA tcatttttatcTCTGGCCGGAAAATGTATAAGAGCTATCCTCCAAGCGGTAACCTTTTTGGGAAAGTGTTTAGATGTGTAATG TGTGGAATCAAAAAGAAATTCACATCCAAGGAGAAAGTTGAGCACTGGCTGGACAGAACCACAGACAAGTTTGAG ACTAATTTTGTTGAAGATGTGAAGTGTTTGATGAGagtattgttgttgtttctacCTCTGCCAGTATTCTGGGCACTTTTTGATCAGctg GGCTCTCGTTGGACCTTACAGGCTGGACAGATGAATGGACGGTTG GTGGATGGCTGGAAGATCAAACCTGACCAGATGCAGGCTATCAACCCAGTCCTAATCCTTTTGTTGATTCCTgtttttgagaattttatctATCCATTGCTGGATAAGTGTAGAATTCCAAACAG accACTTCAGAGGATGGTAGCTGGCATGACACTAGCAGTTGTAGCCTTTGTTGTGGCCGGCTTTCTCCAGATAAGGATAGAT AACTTAAAAGAGGAGCCATTAGCTTTAAAGGAATCTggtttttctgtgataaatacATTGCCATGCCAACTGTCTGTCAAATCTACAGACCTGGACTATTCAACAACCATTGGTCCTTATGAG ttagGCGATTTTGTTCGTCATTCAAGTGGAAATTTCTCTGTCACCATTGCAACAAATCAGACATGTTCTGTACGAGGTTCGGTTACAAATAATATAAACCTGGAGTCACAGAAGTCGTACAGAATTGTTCTGTTTGAAGACCAGAAAAAACTGGTTACAAAACAG TTTCCAGATTTAagagaaaaaccaaaaaaaggCAATGCCTCTGTGAG CTTTATTTTTTCACTAGAGGAGACATTCAGTCCAGGCATGATAATGCTGGTAAAGGATAAGGAAGTGTTGAAGTTTAATATCTCACGTGACATGGCCACAGATTTCCTAAACATTACACCGGGAAA GTATGATTTGTATATTCCTGATAAAAACGGCCATTGGCAAAGCAGCGGCCAAACAGTAGAGATGGATTACGGAGCCGTCTATTCCATTATGTTGACCGGTGGAAAAATGGAACAAGAGGAG ATATTAGTCCATCGCTTCACAAGTGTTGAACCAAATCAGGTTTCCATGGGTTACCAAGTCCCACAATACATCATAATCACAATGGCAGAGGTGATGTTCTCCATCACAGGGTTGTCATTCGCTTATTCACAG GCTCCTCCGTCAATGAAATCCGTGCTACAAGCTGCCTGGCTTATGACCGTTGCCGTGGGTAACTTGATTGTGTTGATCATAGCAGAAGTTCAGTTGATACCAAACCAG TCTGCAGAGTTCTTCCTCTTTGCTGCTCTCATGGGATTGGATGTCATCATCTTTGCTGTCATGGCAATCTTCTACAAATACACCAATCATGTGGATCCTAGTACAATGGAGTTTAGTGACACAACCGGATTGGTTAACAATGACCAATCGGATGAGTCCTCACTTAAAGACAAGTAA
- the LOC135464705 gene encoding solute carrier family 15 member 2-like isoform X1: MMSLATPDSTDDELFDRNPSEAAKLIGSGDRAGGDEGKVSGKAWGRVKNIFTRHGRFPTSIYFIIGNEFCERFSYYGMKTILVIYLTQRLGFHNDPATAVYHGFNMLCYFMPLFGAILADGYLGKYRTILYISLVYALGNVVMALTALPPPEWIGPMVGLVLIGVGTGGIKPCVSAFGGDQFSKEQKKEIQTFFSVFYFAINAGSLISTFLTPVLRADVQCFDADCYPLAFGVPAALMIASLIIFISGRKMYKSYPPSGNLFGKVFRCVMCGIKKKFTSKEKVEHWLDRTTDKFETNFVEDVKCLMRVLLLFLPLPVFWALFDQLGSRWTLQAGQMNGRLVDGWKIKPDQMQAINPVLILLLIPVFENFIYPLLDKCRIPNRPLQRMVAGMTLAVVAFVVAGFLQIRIDNLKEEPLALKESGFSVINTLPCQLSVKSTDLDYSTTIGPYELGDFVRHSSGNFSVTIATNQTCSVRGSVTNNINLESQKSYRIVLFEDQKKLVTKQFPDLREKPKKGNASVSFIFSLEETFSPGMIMLVKDKEVLKFNISRDMATDFLNITPGKYDLYIPDKNGHWQSSGQTVEMDYGAVYSIMLTGGKMEQEEILVHRFTSVEPNQVSMGYQVPQYIIITMAEVMFSITGLSFAYSQAPPSMKSVLQAAWLMTVAVGNLIVLIIAEVQLIPNQSAEFFLFAALMGLDVIIFAVMAIFYKYTNHVDPSTMEFSDTTGLVNNDQSDESSLKDK, encoded by the exons ATGATGTCACTGGCTACCCCAGATAGCACTGATGATGAACTCTTTGATAGAAATCCATCAGAAG CTGCCAAGCTGATAGGTAGTGGAGACAGAGCCGGTGGTGATGAGGGCAAAGTCAGTGGGAAAGCCTGGGGCAGGGTTAAG AACATATTTACGAGGCATGGCCGCTTTCCCACcagtatttatttcatcatCGGCAATGAGTTTTGCGAACGATTTTCCTATTATGGGATGAAAA ccatattggtTATCTACCTCACACAACGCCTGGGTTTCCATAACGACCCTGCCACTGCAGTTTACCATGGATTTAACATGCTATGTTACTTCATGCCCTTATTTGGAGCGATTTTGGCAGATGGCTACCTGGGAAAGTATCG GACCATCCTGTATATCTCCCTTGTATATGCCCTTGGCAATGTTGTGATGGCTCTGACTGCATTACCTCCCCCTGAATG GATTGGCCCCATGGTGGGGCTGGTGCTGATCGGGGTGGGGACTGGAGGAATCAAACCCTGTGTATCTGCTTTTGGTGGGGACCAATTTAGCAAGGAGCAG aaaaaggaaatccagacatttttttctgtgttttattttgccatcaatGCTGGAAGTTTGATCTCAACCTTTCTGACTCCAGTTTTAAGAG CTGACGTGCAGTGCTTTGATGCAGACTGTTACCCGCTAGCTTTTGGTGTCCCTGCTGCTCTCATGATTGCTTCCCTTA tcatttttatcTCTGGCCGGAAAATGTATAAGAGCTATCCTCCAAGCGGTAACCTTTTTGGGAAAGTGTTTAGATGTGTAATG TGTGGAATCAAAAAGAAATTCACATCCAAGGAGAAAGTTGAGCACTGGCTGGACAGAACCACAGACAAGTTTGAG ACTAATTTTGTTGAAGATGTGAAGTGTTTGATGAGagtattgttgttgtttctacCTCTGCCAGTATTCTGGGCACTTTTTGATCAGctg GGCTCTCGTTGGACCTTACAGGCTGGACAGATGAATGGACGGTTG GTGGATGGCTGGAAGATCAAACCTGACCAGATGCAGGCTATCAACCCAGTCCTAATCCTTTTGTTGATTCCTgtttttgagaattttatctATCCATTGCTGGATAAGTGTAGAATTCCAAACAG accACTTCAGAGGATGGTAGCTGGCATGACACTAGCAGTTGTAGCCTTTGTTGTGGCCGGCTTTCTCCAGATAAGGATAGAT AACTTAAAAGAGGAGCCATTAGCTTTAAAGGAATCTggtttttctgtgataaatacATTGCCATGCCAACTGTCTGTCAAATCTACAGACCTGGACTATTCAACAACCATTGGTCCTTATGAG ttagGCGATTTTGTTCGTCATTCAAGTGGAAATTTCTCTGTCACCATTGCAACAAATCAGACATGTTCTGTACGAGGTTCGGTTACAAATAATATAAACCTGGAGTCACAGAAGTCGTACAGAATTGTTCTGTTTGAAGACCAGAAAAAACTGGTTACAAAACAG TTTCCAGATTTAagagaaaaaccaaaaaaaggCAATGCCTCTGTGAG CTTTATTTTTTCACTAGAGGAGACATTCAGTCCAGGCATGATAATGCTGGTAAAGGATAAGGAAGTGTTGAAGTTTAATATCTCACGTGACATGGCCACAGATTTCCTAAACATTACACCGGGAAA GTATGATTTGTATATTCCTGATAAAAACGGCCATTGGCAAAGCAGCGGCCAAACAGTAGAGATGGATTACGGAGCCGTCTATTCCATTATGTTGACCGGTGGAAAAATGGAACAAGAGGAG ATATTAGTCCATCGCTTCACAAGTGTTGAACCAAATCAGGTTTCCATGGGTTACCAAGTCCCACAATACATCATAATCACAATGGCAGAGGTGATGTTCTCCATCACAGGGTTGTCATTCGCTTATTCACAG GCTCCTCCGTCAATGAAATCCGTGCTACAAGCTGCCTGGCTTATGACCGTTGCCGTGGGTAACTTGATTGTGTTGATCATAGCAGAAGTTCAGTTGATACCAAACCAG TCTGCAGAGTTCTTCCTCTTTGCTGCTCTCATGGGATTGGATGTCATCATCTTTGCTGTCATGGCAATCTTCTACAAATACACCAATCATGTGGATCCTAGTACAATGGAGTTTAGTGACACAACCGGATTGGTTAACAATGACCAATCGGATGAGTCCTCACTTAAAGACAAGTAA